Proteins found in one Hippopotamus amphibius kiboko isolate mHipAmp2 chromosome 12, mHipAmp2.hap2, whole genome shotgun sequence genomic segment:
- the LOC130833529 gene encoding olfactory receptor 8S1-like, which produces MALGNHTTITEFILLGLSASAFVQALSFVLFLVIYLLTLLGNLAMMLVIRTDSHLHTPMYFFLSHLSFLDICFSSTTVPKMLEILLSQKKTISVGACLAQVFFVFDLGGTEACLLSVMAYDRYAAICHPLLYGQKMSNQLCKGLVWGSWSLGFLDAFINILLAMDLDFCRDQSIPHYSCELPSLFPLSCSDVSINLTVLLSSGLLHGLGTCFLIILSYTFIVSTILSISSSSDRIKAFSTCSSHLTAVFLFYGSAFLRYIMPTSGSPLELIFSVQYSVITPLMNPIIYSLKNNEVKAAMRRTFRKYLQC; this is translated from the coding sequence ATGGCTTTGGGAAACCACACCACCATCACTGAGTTCATTCTTCTTGGACTGTCTGCCAGCGCCTTTGTCCAGGCTCTATCCTTTGTGCTGTTCCTAGTAATTTATCTCCTGACCCTGCTGGGGAACTTGGCAATGATGCTGGTGATCAGGACTGATTCTCACCTACAcactcccatgtacttcttcctcagtcacctttcttttctggatatttgcttCTCTTCCACCACAGTACCCAAGATGCTGGAGATTCTCCtgtctcagaagaaaacaatctCTGTGGGGGCCTGCCTAGCGCAAGTCTTCTTTGTGTTTGACTTGGGGGGCACTGAAGCCTGCCTTCTctcagtgatggcctatgaccgctatgctGCCATCTGCCACCCTCTGCTCTATGGCCAGAAGATGAGCAACCAGCTCTGTAAAGGACTGGTGTGGGGCTCCTGGAGCTTGGGTTTTCTGGATGCATTTATCAACATCCTTCTAGCTATGGACTTAGACTTCTGTAGGGATCAGTCCATCCCCCACTACAGCTGTGAGctgccctctctctttcccctttcctgCTCTGATGTCTCCATCAATCTTACTGTTCTGCTCTCCTCTGGTCTCCTGCATGGGCTTGGAACCTGTTTCCTGATCATATTGTCCTACACTTTCATTGTCTCCACCATCCTGAGTATCAGCTCCTCCTCAGATAGAAtcaaggccttctccacctgttCCTCCCATCTCACTGCAGTGTTCCTGTTTTATGGTTCAGCTTTCCTTCGCTATATCATGCCAACCTCTGGCTCACCACTGGAGTTGATCTTCTCTGTACAATACAGTGTGATCACCCCCTTAATGAATCCCATCATCTATAGCTTGAAGAACAATGAAGTGAAAGCAGCTATGAGAAGGACCTTTAGAAAATATCTCCAGTGTTAG